Below is a window of Diaminobutyricibacter sp. McL0608 DNA.
ATGCCGACGGAACGCGTTACCTCCCCATCGGAACGACCGCGTACGCCTGGACCCACCAACCGGAATCGCTCCAGCAGGCGACGCTCGACACCCTTGCCACGTCGCCGTTCACCAAGCTGCGGATGTGCGTCTTCCCCAAGTCGTACCTCTACAACACGAACGACCCCGAGGTGTATCCGTTCGTGCGTCGCGAAGACGGGTCGTTCGACACGACCCGTTTCGACCCGGCCTATTTCGCCCTGCTCGAGCAGCGCATCCTGCAACTCGCGGAACTCGGGATCGAGGCCGACCTCATCCTCTTCCACGCCTACGACCGTTGGGGGTTCTCCGAACTCGGCCACGCCGCCGACGACCGGTACGTGCGCTACCTCGTGCGCCGGCTCGGCGCATACCGCTCGGTGTGGTGGTCGCTCGCCAACGAATACGACCTGCTGTGGTCGAAGACCGTCGACGACTGGGAGCGACTCGCCGACCTGGTCGTCGCCGAGGACCCGGCCCGACACCTGCTGTCCATCCACAACTGTCTCGGCTTCTACGACTACAGCAGGCCATGGATCACCCACGCGAGCGTGCAGCGCATCGACGTCTACCGCACGTCGGAGAACACGGATGCGTGGCGCGAGCAGTGGGGGAAGCCGGTCGTCATCGACGAATGCGCCTACGAAGGCGACATCGACCAGGGCTGGGGAAACATCACCGGCGAAGAGCTGACGCGCCGGTTCTGGGAAGGCGCGGTGCGCGGCGGCTACGTCGGCCACGGCGAGACCTACCTCAACGACCGCGAAGAACTGTGGTGGTCGAAAGGCGGGGAGCTCGTCGGGTCGTCGCCGCAGCGCATCCGGTTCCTGGCCGAGCTGGTCGCGGAGTCGCCGAGCGGGGTGCTCGATCCGCTGCCCGGCGAATGGGATCTGCCGTGGGGCGGCGTCGCGGGGGAGTACCTCATCGCGTATTTCGGGTTCAACCGGCCGACGTTCCGCATGGTGACCGCGCCGCGCGGACGTCGGTACACGGTCGACGTGATCGACACGTGGGCGATGACGGTCTCGCGCCTCGACGGGGTGTTCGAGGGGACGTTCCGGGTGCCGCTGCCGGCGCGCCAGTACATGGCGGTGCGCCTGGTC
It encodes the following:
- a CDS encoding DUF5605 domain-containing protein, whose translation is MAGFTEESLLIDLLDNPRARGAVQRALPGVLNSPMLTQLRYLTIGQITTFGLERVEPSEIDRLWQELAAIDADAVTVRVEEPAIEPRTDYETDAVARGSARSTHPELVARWGVFELLIDGPSHGNPFVDVELTATFARAASDGGEPGDTADLVRVGGFYDGDGLYRVRFLPESVGDWTYTTTSTARSLDGLSGSFAVTPPDAGNAGPVRVADTFHFAYADGTRYLPIGTTAYAWTHQPESLQQATLDTLATSPFTKLRMCVFPKSYLYNTNDPEVYPFVRREDGSFDTTRFDPAYFALLEQRILQLAELGIEADLILFHAYDRWGFSELGHAADDRYVRYLVRRLGAYRSVWWSLANEYDLLWSKTVDDWERLADLVVAEDPARHLLSIHNCLGFYDYSRPWITHASVQRIDVYRTSENTDAWREQWGKPVVIDECAYEGDIDQGWGNITGEELTRRFWEGAVRGGYVGHGETYLNDREELWWSKGGELVGSSPQRIRFLAELVAESPSGVLDPLPGEWDLPWGGVAGEYLIAYFGFNRPTFRMVTAPRGRRYTVDVIDTWAMTVSRLDGVFEGTFRVPLPARQYMAVRLVAADAPAAAAPAPAAAAADGS